In Cytobacillus oceanisediminis, the following proteins share a genomic window:
- a CDS encoding CoA-acylating methylmalonate-semialdehyde dehydrogenase — MTATTTKVLKNFINGEWVDANTDKFEVVPNPATGEELARTPISTREDVDKAVQAAKEAFKTWSKTPVPKRARILFKYQQLLVDNWDELAKLITQENGKNYKEAYGEVQRGIECVEFAAGAPSLMMGKQLPDIATNIESGMYRYPVGVIGGITPFNFPMMVPCWMFPLAIACGNTFVLKPSERTPILANRLAELFTEAGLPAGVFNIVHGAHDVVNSLIDHKDVPAISFVGSQPVAEYIYKSATANGKRVQALAGAKNHSIVLPDADLDGAVKEIIAAAYGSAGERCMACSVVVAVDSIADELVAKLNEQAGQLTIGNGLDEEVFLGPVIRQENKERTSGYIEIGEKEGATLVRDGRKDEAYHENGYFIGPTIFDHVDPSMKIWKEEIFAPVLSIVRVKSLEEAIELTNKSDFGNGACLFTDSGSSVRYFRENIEVGMLGVNIGVPAPMAFFPFSGWKNSFYGDLHANGTDGVEFYTRRKMLTARW; from the coding sequence GTATTAAAGAACTTTATCAACGGCGAATGGGTAGATGCAAACACGGATAAATTCGAAGTGGTGCCAAACCCTGCAACGGGCGAGGAGCTTGCGCGCACACCGATTTCCACACGTGAAGATGTCGATAAAGCTGTTCAGGCTGCGAAAGAAGCGTTTAAAACCTGGAGCAAAACTCCGGTGCCAAAGAGAGCGAGAATTCTATTTAAATATCAGCAATTATTAGTAGATAACTGGGATGAGCTTGCGAAATTGATTACACAGGAAAACGGCAAAAACTATAAAGAAGCATACGGTGAGGTTCAGCGCGGAATTGAATGTGTGGAATTTGCTGCAGGCGCGCCATCTCTTATGATGGGCAAGCAGCTTCCGGACATTGCGACGAATATCGAATCGGGCATGTACCGCTACCCGGTTGGCGTCATCGGCGGCATCACGCCTTTCAACTTCCCGATGATGGTTCCGTGCTGGATGTTCCCGCTTGCGATTGCGTGCGGTAATACATTTGTGTTAAAGCCATCTGAGAGAACGCCAATCCTTGCTAACCGCCTGGCAGAGCTGTTCACTGAAGCCGGCCTTCCGGCTGGTGTATTCAATATCGTTCATGGTGCGCATGACGTGGTAAACAGCTTAATCGACCATAAGGATGTACCGGCGATTTCATTCGTTGGCTCCCAGCCTGTTGCCGAGTATATCTATAAATCTGCAACCGCAAACGGCAAACGTGTTCAGGCGCTTGCTGGTGCTAAGAACCACTCCATCGTGTTGCCTGATGCAGACCTTGATGGCGCGGTTAAGGAAATTATTGCTGCTGCTTACGGTTCAGCAGGTGAAAGGTGCATGGCCTGCTCTGTGGTAGTAGCCGTGGATTCCATTGCCGACGAGCTGGTAGCGAAATTGAATGAGCAGGCGGGCCAGCTGACAATCGGAAATGGCCTGGATGAAGAAGTTTTCTTAGGGCCAGTCATCCGCCAGGAAAACAAGGAGCGTACAAGCGGCTATATTGAAATTGGCGAAAAAGAAGGAGCAACCCTTGTCCGTGATGGCCGCAAAGATGAAGCATACCACGAAAACGGCTACTTCATCGGACCGACGATCTTTGATCATGTGGATCCATCAATGAAGATCTGGAAAGAAGAAATCTTTGCTCCAGTCCTATCAATTGTGCGTGTAAAGAGCCTTGAAGAAGCGATCGAGCTTACGAACAAATCAGACTTCGGAAATGGCGCATGCCTATTCACTGACAGCGGAAGCAGCGTCCGCTACTTCAGAGAAAACATCGAGGTCGGCATGCTCGGCGTTAACATCGGCGTACCGGCGCCAATGGCCTTCTTCCCATTCTCCGGCTGGAAAAATTCGTTCTACGGAGACCTTCACGCAAACGGAACAGATGGAGTGGAATTCTATACAAGAAGGAAGATGCTGACGGCCCGCTGGTAA